A window of Spodoptera frugiperda isolate SF20-4 chromosome 17, AGI-APGP_CSIRO_Sfru_2.0, whole genome shotgun sequence contains these coding sequences:
- the LOC118276560 gene encoding uncharacterized protein LOC118276560, with protein sequence MEVDLSGKVAIVTGASSGIGAATAIAFAKHGAKLSLVGRDEVRLLQTANKCVEVSMSNEVPLWVRLDLTQPGACEAVVNKTVETYGKLDILVNSAGKVVLSDLSDESMDILDDLMNLNFRVPYRMTQLSLRHLEKTKGT encoded by the coding sequence ATGGAAGTAGACCTAAGTGGAAAAGTGGCGATAGTGACTGGTGCCAGTTCAGGTATCGGAGCAGCGACCGCGATAGCATTCGCTAAACATGGTGCTAAGCTATCACTAGTAGGACGGGACGAGGTGAGGCTACTGCAGACAGCGAACAAGTGTGTGGAAGTGAGTATGAGTAACGAAGTGCCATTATGGGTACGACTGGATCTGACACAACCAGGCGCCTGCGAGGCAGTCGTGAACAAGACCGTGGAAACATACGGCAAGCTAGACATATTAGTGAACAGTGCCGGCAAAGTTGTACTATCAGACCTTAGCGATGAATCAATGGATATACTTGACGATTTAATGAACTTAAACTTTAGAGTGCCGTATCGTATGACGCAACTGTCGCTACGGCATTTGGAGAAAACGAAGggaacataa
- the LOC118276561 gene encoding uncharacterized oxidoreductase SSP0419-like has product MDIDLSGKVAIVTGASSGIGAETAVAFAKYGAKVSLVGRDEVRLLQTVNKCVEVSNVVPLWVRLDLTQPGACEAVVNKTVETYGKLDILVNSAGKVIFSFLSDDTMERLDDLMNVNFRIPYHLSQLALPHLEKTKGNIINIGTSMSRRTKPGMLGYTVSKAALMMFTRQASFELAPKGVRINCISPGPSKTNILANIIVNNPEMRDMINKDLIKSTSDSNMLDPKEVALLVCLTASDAFPSLNGADMLLDGAVCMA; this is encoded by the coding sequence ATGGATATAGATTTGAGTGGAAAGGTGGCGATAGTGACTGGTGCTAGCTCAGGTATCGGAGCAGAGACAGCGGTAGCATTTGCAAAATATGGAGCTAAAGTATCACTCGTTGGTCGTGATGAAGTCAGACTTCTGCAGACAGTGAACAAATGTGTGGAAGTGAGCAACGTAGTGCCGCTATGGGTTCGACTGGACTTGACACAACCAGGCGCCTGCGAGGCAGTCGTAAACAAAACTGTGGAGACATACGGCAAGCTGGACATTCTAGTGAACAGTGCTGGCAAAGTGATATTCTCATTTTTATCAGACGATACAATGGAGAGGCTAGACGACTTGATGAACGTGAACTTCAGAATACCGTATCACTTATCACAGTTAGCACTACCGCATTTGGAGAAGACGAAAgggaatataataaatataggaaCCTCAATGTCGAGGCGGACAAAGCCAGGTATGTTGGGGTACACTGTTTCAAAGGCTGCGCTGATGATGTTTACCAGACAGGCGTCATTTGAACTAGCACCAAAAGGAGTGAGGATTAACTGCATAAGTCCAGGGCCTTCGAAGACGAATATATTGGCGAATATAATCGTGAACAATCCAGAAATGAGGGATATGATTAATAAGGACTTGATCAAGTCTACGTCTGATAGTAACATGTTGGATCCTAAAGAAGTTgctttgttggtttgtttgacGGCTAGTGATGCGTTCCCTAGTTTAAATGGTGCTGATATGTTGTTAGACGGTGCTGTTTGTATGGCTTAG
- the LOC118276562 gene encoding 3-oxoacyl-[acyl-carrier-protein] reductase FabG — protein sequence MDFTGKIAIVTGASSGIGAATAKLFSQHGATLALVGRNEARLLEVANKCEAAKGIRPLCLLYDLTIDANCDEIVRKTVDTFGRIDVLVNCAGKASVTSLFDNTMEIFDDLLTLHLRVPYKMTQLCTPHLKKTKGNVVNVFGAPAKVKPGFLHFAIVRDAMQRFTKAGALELVSEGIRMNAVRPGLTRTNILSNLNVQESDMAHVYEKLAQTVPNNVIIEPEEVAKMIVFVASDINPNLTGANIVIDGAASGSV from the coding sequence ATGGATTTTACCGGCAAAATTGCTATCGTAACCGGTGCCAGTTCCGGCATCGGTGCAGCAACTGCCAAGTTGTTTTCTCAACATGGAGCTACACTGGCGCTAGTTGGTCGAAATGAAGCAAGATTACTCGAAGTAGCAAACAAGTGTGAAGCGGCCAAAGGAATACGACCCTTATGTCTGCTGTACGACTTGACAATCGACGCAAATTGCGATGAAATCGTCAGAAAAACAGTTGACACGTTCGGAAGAATAGACGTGCTCGTGAACTGTGCTGGGAAGGCGAGTGTTACGTCGTTGTTTGATAACACAATGGAAATATTCGATGATCTCCTTACATTGCATCTTCGCGTACCTTACAAAATGACTCAGTTGTGTACACCGCACTTGAAGAAGACTAAAGGAAATGTAGTGAATGTTTTTGGAGCCCCAGCGAAAGTGAAACCTGGATTTCTACATTTCGCTATAGTGAGAGATGCTATGCAGAGATTTACAAAGGCAGGAGCGTTGGAGCTAGTAAGTGAAGGGATCAGAATGAATGCAGTTCGCCCAGGGCTGACAAGAACTAATATTTTATCGAATTTGAATGTACAAGAGAGTGACATGGCACATGTTTATGAGAAACTAGCTCAGACAGTAcctaataatgttataatagaaCCAGAAGAGGTTGCTAAAATGATAGTGTTTGTTGCAAGTGACATTAATCCTAACTTAACTGGTGCTAACATAGTAATTGATGGAGCGGCATCCGGGAGTGTCTAG